The following proteins are co-located in the Desulfoscipio sp. XC116 genome:
- the rpmH gene encoding 50S ribosomal protein L34, with protein sequence MKRTFQPKNRQRKRVHGFLKRMSTKAGQNVIKRRRLKGRKKLSA encoded by the coding sequence ATGAAAAGAACATTTCAACCTAAAAATAGGCAAAGAAAAAGGGTTCACGGCTTCTTAAAAAGAATGTCAACCAAAGCTGGACAGAATGTTATCAAGAGAAGAAGGCTAAAAGGGAGAAAAAAGCTATCTGCGTAA
- a CDS encoding YidC/Oxa1 family membrane protein insertase, translating to MGELFQSLVNVMTSLTHWLYGWTNTIGVPSYGLAIIILTILIKVVLFPLNQRQMMSMRRMQEIQPKIKEIQEKFKKKDPQKMQQKIMEMYKENQVNPMAGCLPILVQMPILIALYRSLLHIEFKSTEHAGFFWINTLSDKDPFFILPILAGVTTFMQTKLTTSTTDQTQRMMLYMMPVFIAWISTTVPSGLVLYWVMFNILGFTQQLLVNRQVEQAKEGAPSK from the coding sequence TTGGGGGAATTATTTCAGTCCCTGGTGAATGTTATGACTTCTTTAACACATTGGCTATATGGATGGACGAACACTATAGGTGTGCCAAGTTATGGTTTGGCAATCATTATATTAACTATTTTAATTAAAGTAGTATTGTTTCCGCTAAACCAAAGACAAATGATGTCAATGAGAAGAATGCAGGAGATACAGCCTAAAATAAAGGAAATTCAAGAGAAATTTAAGAAAAAAGATCCGCAAAAAATGCAGCAGAAAATTATGGAAATGTATAAGGAAAACCAGGTAAATCCAATGGCTGGTTGTTTACCGATCTTGGTGCAAATGCCAATATTAATTGCCTTGTATCGTTCGTTGTTGCATATAGAGTTTAAGAGTACTGAACATGCGGGATTTTTTTGGATAAACACTTTATCAGATAAGGACCCCTTTTTTATTTTACCAATATTGGCTGGCGTTACTACGTTCATGCAGACAAAATTAACAACCTCAACTACTGATCAAACACAGCGTATGATGCTTTATATGATGCCTGTTTTTATTGCGTGGATAAGTACTACAGTGCCGTCTGGGTTGGTTCTATACTGGGTAATGTTTAATATATTGGGTTTTACACAACAGTTACTTGTTAACAGGCAGGTTGAGCAAGCAAAGGAGGGAGCTCCTTCGAAGTGA
- the yidD gene encoding membrane protein insertion efficiency factor YidD, producing the protein MMRKILIGIIRFYQKYISPLIGPRCRFYPTCSEYAVQALVKYGVWKGTIKAVIRVLKCHPFHPGGYDPVK; encoded by the coding sequence ATTATGAGGAAGATATTGATTGGTATTATTCGATTTTACCAGAAATATATTTCTCCACTTATAGGACCACGGTGCAGGTTCTACCCTACATGTTCGGAATATGCCGTACAGGCATTAGTAAAGTATGGAGTATGGAAAGGGACAATTAAAGCAGTAATAAGGGTATTAAAATGCCATCCTTTTCACCCGGGAGGATATGATCCGGTTAAATGA
- the rnpA gene encoding ribonuclease P protein component — MQKKCLVRKNRDYCKVYNKGISLANRHMVIFTRKNNLNIKRFGFSVSKKMGKAVRRNFIRRRFKEISRLNNNWFLNGYDYIFIARKGIDEISYKSLENSMENLAYRISKQMTRKNL, encoded by the coding sequence ATGCAAAAGAAATGTCTGGTTAGAAAAAATAGGGATTACTGTAAAGTATATAATAAAGGTATATCATTAGCAAATCGTCATATGGTTATATTTACTAGAAAAAATAATTTAAATATAAAAAGATTTGGATTTTCTGTTAGTAAGAAGATGGGAAAGGCTGTCCGGAGAAATTTTATACGTCGGAGATTTAAGGAAATAAGCAGGTTAAACAATAACTGGTTTTTAAATGGATACGACTATATTTTTATTGCTCGTAAAGGAATAGATGAAATAAGTTATAAATCATTGGAGAATAGTATGGAAAATTTAGCGTACAGAATAAGTAAGCAAATGACAAGGAAAAATTTATAA
- the mnmE gene encoding tRNA uridine-5-carboxymethylaminomethyl(34) synthesis GTPase MnmE has product MIDDTIAAIATPIGEGGIGIVRISGPRALEITKKVFRASKNKNWYRQNFKLVYGYIYDPGNSVIVDEVLVGLMRAPHSYTKEDVIEINCHGGALPLRNILELILKMGSRLAEPGEFTKRAFLNGRLDLIQAESIIDIIRANTDDAMRLAVGQLSGGLSQKINNIQQQLLEITALIEANIDFPEEDGVDEYDLKNIKQRVEQIENQIKKLLESAETGKVYREGVRTVIIGKPNVGKSSLLNVLIKENRAIVTDIPGTTRDLIEEIINIGGVPLKVIDTAGIRETEDVIEKIGVQKTVESINAADFVIMVFDAQDGISNTDNKIIEMIKNKRGIKVLNKIDIQDDNVAINKHLNGILPHWPLIEISALMKKGIEKLEKEIVLLITDGKAIPRDGVMVSNVRHKNQLVKAIHHLQDIQKAISRGVSIDLIAIDIRGAWEAVSEITGTAITENIIDKIFAEFCIGK; this is encoded by the coding sequence ATGATTGACGACACCATTGCCGCTATTGCAACTCCAATAGGTGAAGGCGGTATCGGTATAGTCAGAATAAGCGGTCCCCGGGCTTTAGAAATAACCAAAAAAGTTTTTCGGGCGTCTAAAAATAAAAATTGGTATCGGCAGAATTTTAAGCTTGTCTATGGCTATATTTATGATCCCGGCAATAGTGTAATTGTAGATGAAGTTTTAGTAGGGTTAATGCGGGCGCCACATTCCTATACTAAAGAGGATGTTATAGAAATCAATTGCCATGGTGGGGCGCTGCCGCTGCGCAATATACTGGAATTGATTTTAAAAATGGGATCTCGTTTGGCAGAGCCTGGTGAGTTTACTAAACGAGCTTTTTTAAATGGCAGGCTGGATTTAATACAAGCTGAATCAATTATTGATATAATTAGAGCCAATACAGATGACGCCATGCGCTTGGCCGTGGGGCAATTATCGGGAGGGCTTTCGCAAAAAATTAATAATATTCAGCAGCAATTGCTGGAAATAACAGCTCTTATAGAGGCTAATATTGATTTTCCGGAAGAAGACGGCGTGGATGAGTATGACTTAAAAAATATAAAGCAACGTGTAGAACAAATAGAAAATCAAATAAAAAAGCTTTTGGAAAGTGCGGAAACAGGTAAAGTATATCGCGAAGGTGTGCGAACTGTTATTATAGGTAAGCCGAATGTAGGAAAATCATCATTATTAAATGTTTTAATAAAAGAAAATAGGGCTATTGTTACTGATATACCAGGAACAACCAGAGATTTAATTGAAGAAATAATAAATATTGGCGGAGTGCCTTTGAAGGTTATTGACACTGCGGGGATAAGGGAAACTGAGGATGTTATTGAAAAAATAGGTGTACAAAAGACTGTGGAAAGTATTAATGCCGCGGATTTTGTAATAATGGTTTTTGATGCTCAGGACGGAATAAGTAATACAGATAATAAAATTATTGAAATGATTAAAAATAAAAGGGGCATTAAAGTTCTAAATAAAATCGATATTCAAGATGATAACGTAGCTATTAATAAGCATCTTAATGGTATATTGCCGCATTGGCCCTTAATTGAAATATCCGCACTTATGAAAAAAGGTATTGAAAAATTAGAAAAAGAAATAGTGTTATTAATTACTGATGGTAAGGCTATTCCACGGGATGGCGTTATGGTTAGCAACGTAAGACATAAAAATCAACTGGTTAAAGCTATTCATCATTTACAAGATATACAAAAAGCTATAAGCCGTGGTGTATCTATTGATTTAATAGCCATTGATATACGGGGCGCCTGGGAGGCTGTGAGTGAAATAACCGGCACAGCAATAACTGAAAATATAATTGATAAAATTTTTGCCGAGTTTTGTATTGGAAAGTGA
- the jag gene encoding RNA-binding cell elongation regulator Jag/EloR yields the protein MSYIEKSGKTVDEAVESALNELNIPREQVEIEIIEEPSKGIFGFIGVKPARIRVKIKETAARQANELLSKVMKLMELDVDIDLVEKEEKIIININGPDLGILIGRRGETLDALQYLVNLSANKNMEKRKRIFIDIEGYRKRREDTLKKLAYKLADKARQRGRNVILEPMNSMERRIIHTALQGRDDIYTFSEGEEPYRKIIIAPKK from the coding sequence GTGAGTTATATTGAGAAAAGCGGCAAAACTGTAGATGAGGCTGTGGAAAGTGCGCTGAATGAATTAAATATACCCAGGGAACAAGTAGAAATAGAAATTATTGAAGAACCTAGTAAAGGAATATTTGGATTTATAGGTGTTAAACCTGCCCGAATTAGAGTTAAGATAAAAGAAACTGCTGCAAGACAGGCTAATGAATTATTAAGTAAGGTTATGAAATTAATGGAATTGGATGTAGATATAGATTTAGTAGAAAAAGAAGAGAAAATAATCATAAATATCAACGGACCCGATTTGGGTATATTAATAGGCAGGCGCGGAGAAACTTTAGATGCGCTGCAGTATTTGGTAAATTTATCGGCTAATAAAAATATGGAGAAAAGAAAGAGAATTTTTATTGATATTGAAGGGTATCGTAAGCGTCGAGAAGATACTTTGAAAAAATTAGCTTATAAATTAGCTGATAAGGCGCGTCAAAGGGGCCGTAATGTTATCTTGGAGCCTATGAACTCAATGGAAAGAAGAATAATACACACCGCGCTTCAAGGTAGAGATGATATTTACACATTTAGCGAGGGAGAAGAGCCTTATCGCAAAATAATCATAGCACCCAAAAAATAA